The following coding sequences are from one bacterium SCSIO 12741 window:
- a CDS encoding protoheme IX farnesyltransferase, protein MNPLSGILGALALFMYVFLYTPLKKVGPIAVFVGAFPGAIPPMLGYVAETGTFGMIPGILFAVQFIWQFPHFWSIAWKIQDDYSKAGYFLLPSRKRDKASSMQILLYTLFLIPISLSPYWFGVCGQYAAGVILICGLGISYYAARLHVTNDLKDATKLMFSTFIYLPIVQLAYLVSW, encoded by the coding sequence TTGAATCCTTTAAGTGGGATTTTGGGTGCACTGGCCTTGTTCATGTACGTCTTTTTGTACACCCCATTAAAAAAGGTGGGCCCAATTGCTGTTTTTGTTGGAGCCTTTCCAGGAGCTATTCCACCCATGTTGGGCTATGTAGCCGAAACGGGTACTTTCGGAATGATTCCGGGTATTTTGTTTGCCGTACAATTCATTTGGCAGTTTCCTCACTTTTGGTCCATCGCCTGGAAGATTCAGGATGATTATTCAAAAGCAGGTTACTTTTTGTTGCCTTCCAGAAAGCGTGACAAAGCCAGTTCTATGCAAATCTTGCTGTATACCTTGTTTTTGATTCCCATTTCTCTTTCCCCTTATTGGTTCGGAGTATGCGGACAATATGCAGCTGGAGTCATTTTGATCTGCGGTTTAGGAATCTCCTATTACGCGGCTCGTTTGCATGTGACCAACGATTTAAAGGATGCAACTAAATTGATGTTTTCAACCTTTATCTATCTCCCAATTGTTCAACTAGCATACTTAGTTTCATGGTAA
- a CDS encoding UbiA family prenyltransferase, producing the protein MISKTVTEESSKITLKMRLADLALLTKMRLSMLVVISAILGYLVAAPSVSLYKLSILIVGGFLVTGASNAFNQIWERDADRLMNRTSKRPLVTGRMSIREALIYSTLFGLGVFCCSGLD; encoded by the coding sequence TTGATTTCTAAGACAGTTACAGAAGAGAGCAGTAAGATTACCCTAAAAATGAGGCTCGCAGATTTGGCATTATTGACCAAAATGCGGCTGAGTATGTTGGTCGTTATTTCGGCAATTTTGGGGTATTTGGTAGCCGCTCCATCGGTTTCTTTGTACAAATTATCCATCCTCATTGTAGGTGGTTTTTTAGTTACTGGAGCCTCCAATGCTTTTAACCAGATTTGGGAACGTGACGCTGATCGATTGATGAATCGCACCAGCAAGCGTCCATTGGTTACCGGGCGGATGAGTATTCGTGAAGCACTCATCTACAGTACTCTCTTCGGTTTAGGGGTATTTTGTTGCTCTGGTTTGGATTGA
- a CDS encoding undecaprenyl/decaprenyl-phosphate alpha-N-acetylglucosaminyl 1-phosphate transferase: MEFIKPLLSVFTSFVVVLIGTPALIRVAYLKKLVDAPGEERKLHKRHIPTIGGILIFAGTLFSDLLWYPFTEHIDFGAIAASMLVLFFIGIKDDIVGTAPVKKLMGHLAVAFILVIMADIKITSMYGLFGVYELPDWASILLSIFTYTVIVNAFNLIDGIDGLAAGVGVLACLAYGIWFYMAGSTENAVLAFALMGALLGFLVFNFEPAKIFMGDSGSLTIGLIISVLAIKLIQYDTGKLPMELLFVSKPIFAMSAIVYPMVDTLRIFIVRAFSGRSPFSADRNHIHHKLIDLGLSHRAAVLVIYTFTLMVIMQASLLPMEANLKLACIAVFVLITANIPGFLVKRKLKMEAGVKSSNG; encoded by the coding sequence ATGGAATTTATAAAACCACTGCTGTCGGTGTTCACCTCGTTTGTAGTTGTACTGATCGGTACGCCGGCATTGATTCGGGTTGCCTACCTGAAAAAATTAGTGGATGCACCTGGAGAAGAGCGCAAACTACACAAGCGCCATATTCCGACCATTGGAGGAATCCTGATTTTTGCAGGAACACTATTCTCTGACTTGCTTTGGTATCCCTTTACCGAGCACATCGATTTTGGGGCCATTGCGGCATCCATGTTGGTGTTGTTTTTTATCGGCATTAAGGATGATATCGTGGGAACCGCTCCCGTTAAAAAACTGATGGGACACCTGGCCGTAGCCTTCATCTTGGTGATCATGGCAGATATCAAAATTACCAGCATGTACGGCCTTTTTGGGGTTTACGAACTACCAGATTGGGCCAGTATTCTGCTTTCCATTTTTACCTATACCGTAATCGTTAACGCCTTCAACCTTATCGATGGTATTGATGGCCTTGCTGCTGGTGTTGGTGTACTGGCTTGCCTTGCCTACGGTATCTGGTTTTACATGGCCGGTTCTACCGAAAATGCAGTATTGGCATTTGCCCTAATGGGGGCGCTTCTTGGATTTCTGGTCTTTAATTTTGAGCCCGCCAAAATATTTATGGGCGATTCGGGCTCGCTGACCATAGGGCTTATTATATCCGTTCTCGCCATTAAACTCATTCAATACGATACCGGAAAGCTTCCTATGGAGTTGCTTTTCGTGTCCAAGCCCATTTTCGCGATGTCGGCTATTGTTTATCCGATGGTTGATACTTTGAGGATTTTTATTGTTCGTGCTTTTTCCGGCCGTTCTCCTTTTTCAGCAGATAGAAACCACATTCATCACAAATTGATTGATTTAGGTCTTTCTCACCGTGCGGCGGTTTTGGTGATTTACACCTTTACTCTGATGGTGATAATGCAGGCATCTTTGCTGCCCATGGAAGCTAACCTGAAATTAGCATGCATTGCCGTTTTTGTGCTGATTACGGCCAATATTCCAGGGTTCCTTGTTAAACGCAAACTCAAAATGGAAGCCGGTGTTAAATCCAGCAATGGGTAA
- a CDS encoding GDP-L-fucose synthase: MDKNAKIYIAGHRGMVGSAIVRRLQKEGYENLVVRTSSELDLRNQAAVSEFFKTEQPEYVYLAAAKVGGIQANNIYRAEFLYDNLMIEANVIHSAYEQGVKKLLFLGSSCIYPKMAPQPLKEDYLLTDYLEPTNEPYAIAKIAGIKLCENYRRQYGANFISAMPTNLYGPNDNYDLQNSHVLPALIRKFHTAKVEGAAEVVVWGTGSPMREFLHVDDLADACLFLMQEYDGEDWLNIGTGSDVTIKELALTIKEIVGFEGDLVFDTDKPDGTPRKLMDVGRLHKLGWQHRIELKDGIRSVYNEVKEMGFEG, translated from the coding sequence ATGGATAAAAACGCTAAGATTTACATTGCCGGCCACCGCGGAATGGTGGGTTCTGCCATTGTAAGAAGATTGCAAAAAGAAGGGTATGAAAACCTGGTTGTGCGAACTTCTTCTGAATTGGATTTGAGAAATCAAGCGGCTGTAAGTGAGTTTTTTAAGACCGAACAACCCGAATATGTCTACCTGGCGGCAGCCAAGGTAGGCGGAATTCAGGCCAACAATATTTACCGCGCGGAGTTTCTGTACGACAACTTGATGATCGAGGCCAATGTTATTCATTCAGCCTACGAGCAAGGAGTGAAAAAGCTCTTGTTTTTGGGATCCTCATGCATCTACCCTAAAATGGCTCCACAGCCCTTGAAGGAAGATTACCTGTTGACCGATTACCTGGAGCCTACCAATGAGCCCTATGCTATCGCGAAAATTGCCGGTATCAAGCTATGTGAAAACTACCGCCGTCAGTATGGAGCTAACTTCATTTCAGCCATGCCTACCAATTTGTATGGACCCAATGACAACTACGATTTGCAGAACTCCCACGTTCTTCCGGCGTTGATTCGAAAGTTTCACACCGCCAAAGTAGAAGGAGCTGCTGAAGTAGTGGTTTGGGGGACGGGCTCTCCGATGCGTGAATTTTTGCACGTAGACGACCTGGCTGACGCCTGCCTGTTCTTGATGCAGGAATACGACGGAGAGGATTGGCTCAACATTGGAACCGGGTCTGATGTAACGATCAAAGAACTCGCATTAACCATCAAAGAAATTGTGGGATTTGAAGGAGATTTGGTCTTCGATACCGACAAGCCCGATGGAACACCACGCAAATTAATGGATGTTGGTCGCCTGCATAAGCTGGGATGGCAACACCGAATCGAACTCAAAGATGGAATTCGCTCCGTGTACAACGAAGTGAAGGAAATGGGATTTGAGGGATGA
- the gmd gene encoding GDP-mannose 4,6-dehydratase, whose amino-acid sequence MEKVALITGITGQDGAYLAELLLEKGYVVHGIKRRSSLFNTDRIDHLYQDFHKKGVKFFLHYGDLTDSTNLIRIVQETQPDEIYNLAAMSHVKVSFEVPEYTANADAMGTLRILEAIRILGLEKKTRFYQASTSELYGKVQEIPQKETTPFYPRSPYGVAKLYAFWITKNYREAYNLYACNGILFNHESPRRGETFVTRKITRAVAQIKLDLDRKLFLGNLDAKRDWGHAKDYVEGMWRMLQQDKPDDFVLATGETYTVRQFVEMAFKEVDIEIEWEGSGIDEKGYNKENGKVLVEVDPTYFRPAEVDLLVGDSTKAREELGWKPEYDLAAMIREMVSADMKLFMEHRFLQEGGLK is encoded by the coding sequence ATGGAGAAAGTAGCTTTAATCACCGGGATTACCGGGCAGGATGGAGCCTATTTGGCTGAGTTGCTGTTGGAGAAGGGATATGTAGTTCACGGCATTAAAAGACGTAGTTCGCTTTTTAATACCGATCGTATTGATCACCTGTACCAGGATTTTCATAAAAAAGGAGTCAAATTCTTCCTTCATTATGGAGATTTGACCGACAGCACCAATTTGATTCGAATCGTTCAGGAAACACAGCCTGACGAAATCTATAACCTCGCGGCCATGTCGCACGTGAAGGTGAGTTTTGAAGTTCCTGAGTATACTGCCAATGCAGATGCGATGGGAACGTTGAGAATTCTGGAAGCTATTCGAATTTTGGGCTTGGAAAAGAAAACCCGTTTCTACCAGGCTTCAACTTCTGAGCTTTATGGAAAGGTTCAGGAAATTCCTCAAAAAGAAACAACTCCATTCTACCCAAGAAGTCCTTACGGAGTAGCCAAGTTGTACGCTTTCTGGATTACGAAAAACTACCGCGAAGCTTATAACCTTTATGCCTGTAACGGTATCCTTTTTAACCACGAAAGCCCTCGTCGAGGTGAAACTTTTGTGACCCGTAAGATTACTCGTGCAGTAGCTCAGATTAAATTGGACCTGGATCGCAAACTGTTTTTGGGTAACCTTGATGCCAAACGTGACTGGGGTCATGCCAAGGATTACGTAGAGGGAATGTGGCGTATGCTGCAACAGGATAAGCCTGATGATTTCGTTTTGGCTACGGGTGAAACCTATACCGTTCGTCAGTTTGTGGAAATGGCCTTCAAAGAAGTGGACATCGAAATTGAATGGGAAGGCAGCGGAATCGACGAAAAAGGATACAACAAGGAAAACGGTAAAGTACTCGTGGAAGTAGATCCTACTTATTTCCGTCCAGCCGAAGTGGATTTGTTGGTTGGAGATTCTACCAAAGCCCGTGAAGAACTGGGTTGGAAACCTGAATACGATTTAGCTGCTATGATCCGCGAAATGGTATCTGCCGATATGAAATTATTTATGGAGCACCGCTTTCTTCAGGAAGGTGGTTTGAAATAA
- the cysQ gene encoding 3'(2'),5'-bisphosphate nucleotidase CysQ, whose product MTKEALALAAVEAGWAIMECYNRDFEVYEKEDKSPLTEADIASHHVIMRHLEPTGLPVLSEEGKEMPYEERSSWTDFWVVDPLDGTKEFLKRNGEFTVNIALVKGNYPVEGIIYAPVLGELYYTDQGKSWKMTEVFRPEDLATGWDRVEQIRVSEPEGGVIRIVGSRSHMNDDTTNYVEELKNQFEQVEITSKGSSLKFCLVAAGITHEYPRFAPTMEWDTAAGQAIVEAAGKQVIDRSTGERMAYNKMKLLNNYFLVR is encoded by the coding sequence ATGACAAAGGAAGCTTTAGCCCTAGCCGCTGTTGAAGCGGGCTGGGCCATCATGGAATGTTACAACCGTGATTTTGAGGTGTATGAAAAAGAAGATAAAAGCCCGTTAACTGAGGCCGATATCGCTTCGCACCACGTGATTATGAGGCATTTGGAGCCAACGGGATTACCCGTTTTGAGCGAAGAAGGTAAGGAAATGCCCTACGAGGAGCGTTCCTCCTGGACCGACTTTTGGGTAGTGGACCCGCTTGATGGAACCAAAGAATTTTTGAAACGAAATGGAGAGTTTACCGTTAACATTGCCTTGGTGAAGGGAAACTATCCAGTTGAAGGAATCATTTATGCTCCTGTTTTAGGAGAGCTCTACTACACCGATCAAGGGAAGTCCTGGAAGATGACAGAAGTGTTTCGACCAGAGGATTTGGCTACTGGTTGGGATAGGGTAGAGCAGATTCGGGTGAGTGAGCCTGAAGGCGGAGTTATCCGTATTGTTGGGTCCCGCTCACACATGAATGACGATACCACAAATTATGTGGAAGAATTGAAGAATCAATTTGAACAAGTGGAAATTACCTCCAAGGGTTCATCCCTAAAATTTTGTTTGGTCGCTGCAGGAATTACGCATGAATATCCTAGATTTGCGCCCACAATGGAATGGGACACAGCAGCAGGGCAAGCGATTGTTGAAGCTGCTGGAAAACAGGTAATTGACCGTTCAACCGGTGAGCGTATGGCTTACAATAAAATGAAACTATTGAATAATTATTTTCTGGTAAGATAA
- a CDS encoding aldehyde dehydrogenase family protein: MSRLKVLKTYKMYVGGKFIRTESGRFYALKDKKGKPVANFCLGSRKDVRNTVVAARKAQSGWQERTAFNRSQILYRIAEMLEAQRDQFIAELQQEGHSAKKASALVDIAVDRWVYYAGWCDKYSAVFSSVNPVATGHFNFSQPEAQGVVAVLAPKGPSLVVLTSLIAPVIASGNSVMYLAHEDFPLSACSFAEVINSSDVPGGVINILTGKVDELASHMAGHMDINGLWYALDDTQQLAELQKIGAENVKRIYSDLPAKDWEDESWESPYLMVPFTETKTTWHPIENIGGASSTY, encoded by the coding sequence ATGAGTAGATTGAAAGTACTGAAGACCTATAAAATGTATGTTGGTGGCAAGTTCATTAGAACGGAATCCGGTCGCTTTTATGCCTTGAAGGACAAAAAGGGAAAGCCGGTCGCCAATTTTTGCTTAGGATCAAGAAAGGATGTTCGGAATACGGTAGTTGCTGCACGAAAAGCCCAAAGCGGTTGGCAGGAAAGAACAGCCTTTAACCGATCTCAAATTTTATACAGAATTGCAGAAATGCTGGAAGCACAGCGCGACCAGTTTATTGCTGAGCTGCAGCAGGAAGGTCATTCAGCCAAGAAGGCAAGTGCCTTGGTTGATATAGCTGTAGATCGCTGGGTTTATTATGCGGGTTGGTGCGATAAATACAGCGCCGTGTTTAGTTCGGTAAATCCCGTGGCTACAGGTCATTTTAATTTTTCTCAGCCTGAAGCACAGGGAGTGGTAGCCGTTTTGGCTCCAAAAGGACCTTCACTAGTCGTACTTACTTCTTTGATTGCTCCGGTGATTGCCTCCGGAAACAGTGTGATGTATTTGGCTCACGAGGATTTCCCTTTATCAGCCTGCTCCTTTGCCGAGGTAATTAACAGTTCTGATGTGCCTGGTGGGGTAATCAACATCCTCACCGGTAAGGTGGATGAGTTGGCCTCACACATGGCAGGACACATGGATATTAATGGATTGTGGTATGCCTTGGATGATACCCAGCAATTGGCTGAATTACAAAAGATAGGTGCGGAAAATGTGAAACGCATTTATTCCGATTTACCAGCTAAAGATTGGGAAGATGAATCCTGGGAGTCACCCTATTTGATGGTTCCTTTTACCGAAACCAAAACAACCTGGCATCCGATTGAAAATATTGGAGGAGCTTCTTCTACCTACTAA
- the deoC gene encoding deoxyribose-phosphate aldolase — MKENKLQNVPVSPPVDQAGVADRIERVTKRSIKKDTKLEGLKMVLNMIDLTTLEGKDTPQKVKQLCTKARHLHEPYPDLPTVAAVCVYPTLVKVAKESLKGTDIKVASVATAFPSGQSSLEVKLEDTRMAVAEGADEVDMVISRGKFHAGDYNYVFDEIAAVKDACGKARLKVILETGELGNLDRIRKASDLAIYAGADFIKTSTGKIPKAASLPVTCVMLEAIRDYYFKTGIQVGMKPAGGISKSKLALQYLVLVKETLGVDWLSNEWFRFGASSLANDVLMQYAKQKTGLYQSADYFSID; from the coding sequence ATGAAAGAAAATAAGCTGCAAAATGTTCCTGTGTCACCACCAGTTGATCAGGCCGGAGTTGCCGATCGAATTGAGAGGGTGACTAAAAGGAGCATCAAAAAAGACACCAAGCTCGAAGGGCTGAAAATGGTGCTCAATATGATTGATTTGACCACGCTGGAAGGAAAGGATACTCCTCAGAAGGTTAAGCAACTCTGTACCAAAGCCCGGCACTTACATGAGCCTTACCCCGATTTACCCACCGTTGCTGCGGTTTGTGTTTATCCAACACTGGTAAAAGTGGCCAAGGAGTCCTTAAAAGGAACGGATATTAAAGTAGCTTCAGTAGCTACGGCATTTCCATCCGGTCAATCGAGCCTGGAGGTGAAACTGGAAGACACACGAATGGCGGTTGCTGAAGGTGCCGATGAAGTAGATATGGTGATCTCCCGTGGAAAGTTTCATGCCGGAGATTACAATTATGTGTTTGATGAAATTGCTGCCGTAAAAGATGCTTGCGGAAAAGCCCGACTCAAGGTTATTTTGGAAACCGGTGAATTGGGAAACCTCGATCGTATTCGAAAAGCAAGTGACCTGGCAATATATGCCGGTGCAGATTTTATCAAAACATCTACAGGTAAAATACCTAAGGCTGCCTCTTTGCCGGTGACGTGCGTAATGCTTGAAGCTATTCGCGACTATTATTTCAAAACCGGAATTCAAGTAGGAATGAAGCCTGCAGGTGGTATTTCCAAATCGAAATTGGCTCTACAGTATCTGGTACTGGTTAAAGAAACGCTTGGCGTGGATTGGCTGAGCAACGAATGGTTCCGCTTTGGTGCCAGTAGTTTGGCCAACGATGTACTTATGCAGTATGCCAAGCAGAAAACCGGATTGTATCAATCCGCCGATTACTTTTCCATTGATTAA
- a CDS encoding energy transducer TonB — protein MDPKKNPEVDLERNKSMLFLMGLAASLAIVVISLELMIFEKSTTDLGGIKVELEEEEMIPITQQAPPPPPPPPPPPQTTVIEIVEDDEEVEEEIEIDTEMDEETVVEIVEIEEEEVVEEPEIFTIVEEMPSFPGGEAKMYEYLAENMKYPPMAKDAGIQGIVYVTFVVKENGKIDGVKVLRGIGGGCDEEAIRVVKTMPSWKPGKQRGKSVRVQFNMPIRFILR, from the coding sequence ATGGATCCGAAGAAAAATCCAGAAGTGGATTTGGAGAGAAACAAGTCGATGCTTTTCCTGATGGGATTGGCAGCGTCTTTGGCTATAGTTGTCATCTCCTTGGAGTTGATGATTTTTGAGAAGAGCACTACGGACCTTGGAGGTATTAAAGTAGAGCTGGAAGAGGAAGAAATGATTCCAATTACCCAGCAAGCTCCTCCACCCCCTCCGCCCCCACCCCCACCCCCACAGACTACAGTGATCGAAATCGTTGAAGATGACGAGGAAGTAGAAGAGGAGATCGAAATCGATACCGAGATGGACGAAGAGACTGTCGTGGAAATCGTTGAGATCGAAGAAGAAGAGGTGGTAGAAGAGCCTGAAATCTTTACCATTGTGGAAGAGATGCCTTCTTTCCCTGGTGGTGAAGCCAAAATGTACGAGTACCTCGCTGAAAACATGAAATATCCTCCCATGGCAAAAGATGCCGGGATTCAAGGAATCGTTTACGTGACCTTCGTTGTGAAGGAAAACGGAAAGATTGACGGAGTAAAAGTTCTTCGTGGAATTGGTGGAGGTTGTGACGAAGAAGCGATCCGCGTTGTAAAAACAATGCCTTCTTGGAAGCCAGGAAAGCAGCGTGGTAAATCAGTTCGCGTTCAGTTTAACATGCCGATTCGATTTATCCTGAGATAA
- the gcvH gene encoding glycine cleavage system protein GcvH, giving the protein MNIPGDLKYTKDHEWVKVLDGETVEIGITDYAQDQLGDVVYVEIETEGEDLDQEEVFGAVEAVKTVSDLFMPVSGNVAEVNEALADAPETVNNDAYGEGWMIRVKISDASQLDSLMSADEYKELVG; this is encoded by the coding sequence ATGAACATTCCAGGAGATTTGAAGTACACCAAAGACCACGAGTGGGTTAAAGTATTGGATGGTGAAACGGTAGAAATTGGCATCACTGATTACGCTCAGGATCAGTTAGGTGATGTAGTTTATGTTGAAATTGAAACAGAAGGCGAAGACCTGGATCAGGAAGAAGTTTTCGGTGCTGTAGAAGCCGTAAAAACAGTTTCTGATTTGTTCATGCCAGTATCTGGAAACGTGGCTGAGGTAAACGAAGCTTTGGCTGATGCTCCTGAAACGGTAAACAACGACGCTTACGGTGAAGGATGGATGATTCGTGTAAAAATTTCCGATGCTTCTCAGCTGGATAGCTTGATGAGTGCGGATGAGTATAAAGAATTAGTAGGTTAA
- a CDS encoding energy transducer TonB translates to MQTKKNPKVDLEKNKSMLFLIGLATALTLTVISLELMVFEKELTDLGGVSVTLEEEEMIPITQMAPPPPPPPPPPPPPTTVITLVNNDKDIDLDLDIDTEGDEEDIVDIVIDDDDDDDRVDDEPTVFTIVEEMPSFPGGEAKMYGYLGDNMSYPAQAKDVGIQGIVYVTFVVKEDGSIDGVKVLRGIGGGCDEEALRVVKNMPKWKPGKQRGKAVRVQFNMPIRFVLAN, encoded by the coding sequence ATGCAAACCAAAAAAAATCCCAAAGTTGATTTAGAGAAAAACAAATCGATGTTGTTTCTCATCGGATTGGCCACTGCGCTAACTCTCACAGTCATCTCTCTCGAGCTGATGGTCTTTGAAAAAGAATTGACCGATTTGGGTGGCGTGAGCGTTACCCTGGAAGAGGAGGAGATGATTCCCATTACTCAGATGGCTCCACCGCCTCCACCACCTCCACCGCCGCCGCCCCCTCCCACAACTGTCATCACCTTGGTGAACAACGACAAGGACATTGACCTTGATTTGGACATCGATACCGAAGGGGACGAAGAGGACATAGTAGACATCGTTATTGATGATGACGACGATGACGATAGAGTAGATGATGAGCCTACCGTTTTTACCATTGTAGAGGAAATGCCCTCCTTCCCAGGCGGAGAAGCTAAAATGTATGGCTACCTGGGCGACAATATGAGTTACCCTGCTCAAGCCAAGGATGTGGGCATTCAAGGGATCGTTTATGTAACCTTCGTAGTTAAAGAAGACGGAAGTATTGACGGTGTAAAAGTGCTCCGAGGAATTGGTGGAGGATGTGATGAAGAAGCCCTTAGAGTGGTAAAAAACATGCCTAAGTGGAAGCCTGGAAAGCAACGCGGAAAAGCCGTTCGCGTTCAGTTTAACATGCCGATACGATTCGTTTTGGCCAATTGA